The nucleotide sequence AGCCCAGCTCGACCGCTTCATGTTGAATATTGAAATCCGCTATCCCGATTTCGACGACGAAGTGCAGATCGTCATGCAGACCACCTCCAACGAAAAACCGGCGCCGCAAAAAGTCATGGACGGCGCGGCGATCCTACGTTACCAAGAACTGGTGCGCAAAGTGCCGGTGTCGCCCTTCGTGATTTCCTACGCCGTCGCGCTAGCGCAAAACAGCCGGCCGCAAAACAGCGCGGCTTCGCAGTACGTGAAAGACTACGTCGAGTGGGGCGCCGGGCCGCGCGCGTCGCAATATTTAATTCTCGGCGCCAAATCGCGGACGATCTTGCAAGGCCGCTACGCGGTGTCGATAGAAGACATCCAAGCGCTGGCGCCTTCGGTGCTGCGCCACCGCGTCGTGCCCAACTTCAAAGCCCAAGGCGAAGGCATCAGCTCGCTCGATATTATCAATCGCCTGCTCACCGACGTGAAACCCTCAACTGACGGCAAGGCGGCGGCGCGCTAACGCGCGCATTCCGAATTCCAAATTACAGATTCCAAATTTTCCGGAATTCTGAATTTGGAATATGGAATCTGTAATCTAGAATTATCATGGCTGCTGCCGATAAAAATTACTTCGACCCCAAAGTCCTCGCCGGCATCGCCAATCTCGGCCTGCGCGCGCGCTGGGTGGTCGAGGGACTGATGTCCGGAGTGCACAAGAGCCGGGCCAAAGGTTTTAGCGTCGAGTTCGAAGAGCACCGCGAGTATTCGCCGGGCGATGAGATTCGCCGCATCGACTGGAAGGCGCTGGGAAAATTCGACCGCTATTATATCAAGGAATACGAAGACGAAACCAACCTGCGCGCCTATCTGCTGCTCGACGCCAGCGCGTCGATGAACTACGCCTCGGACGGCATGACCAAATTCGACTACGGCTGCACGCTGACGGCCTCGTTAGCTTACTTAATTTTGAAGCAGCAGGACGCCGCCGGCTTGATCACTTTTTCCAATCGCATCGAATCTTTTATCCCGCCGCGCGCCAAGCGCGATTATCTGTTACAGATTCTCCATGCCCTGGAAAAGCGCGGCCCGGCCGGCGAAACCAACGTCGGCAAGATCCTCGAAGATCTCGCCGGCCAGATTCGCCGGCGCGGCTTGGTCGTCCTGGTTTCCGATCTGCTCGACGAGCCGGAGCAGATACTCAAGGGGCTGCGCCAGTTCCGCTTTAAAGGAAATGACGTCATCGTCTTTCATCTGTTGGATCCCGCCGAGATCGATCTGCCCTTCGACGGTAATATTCTGTTTGAAGATTTGGAAGTGGCGAATTTGCAAGTAATCGCCGACCCACGCGCCATCCGCGCGACCTACCAGCAAGTGGTGCAAGAATTCATCGCCGACATGCGCAAACAATGTCACGCCGACTCGATCGACTACCAACTCATTTCAACCGCAACGCCGCTCGACCAAGCGATGGCGAGCTACCTGAGCTGGAGAGGCTGAGTCGGCGATGTCGGTCTTTTTTCTCTATCCGCTGTTTTTATTCGGTCTGGCCGCCGCCACCCTGCCGGTTTTGATTCATCTCCTCAACCGGCGCCGGCTCAAGCGCATTCAGTTTCCCGCCGTGCGTTTCATTTTGTTATCGCAAAAACGCATCTCGCGCAGCTATCGCTTGCGCCATTGGCTGCTGTTGGCGTTGCGAACGCTTGCCGTAATCTGTCTGGCGCTCTTGCTCGCCAATCCGATTTTTCAATCCGGCGCCGGCCTGTTCGCCGGCAGCGGCCCGGTGACGCTGGTGCTCGTGCTGGATAATTCCTTAAGCATGACTTGGGCCGGCGACGGCAACGGTTTCAAACAAGCCAAGGAAGCCGCGCGGCTGCTGATCAGTGGACTCAACGACAGCGACCGCGCCGCATTGATTCCGACCAACAGCGAACGCCAAGAAGTATTCCGCCTCAAAAGCCAAAAAGACGTGCTGCTCAAGGAGCTGGAAAACATTCAGATCGCCGACGGCACGGCAAATCTCTCGGCAGCCTTGAGCGAAGCTTACGAACTGTTGAATCAGCCGGCGGGGCAAAAGGAGATTCGCTTCATCACCGACATGGGGCTCACCGGCTGGGATCGATTTAGCGTCGCGACGTTGAAACAATTCGATCCATCGATCGCGCTTAAACTGATCCACATCGGCAGAAAGCAGCAACCGCTCAACGGTAGCGTCAAAGAAATCCGCTTGGCGAGCCAAGGCGTCGGCGTCAACCTGCCGATTCAAATCGAAGCAGTGGTGGCGAACTTCGGTGACAATCCGATCAAAGATCTACTCGTCCAGTTGAGCATCGACGGCCAGAACAAAGAACAAAAGCTCGCCAGTATCGCGGCCAAAGGCGAAGTCACCGTCAGCTTTCAAACCCGCATCGGCCAGGCCGGCGCGCACAGCGGCCAGGTGACGCTGAAGAAGGAAGGCCTCGCCGGCAGCCCAGCGGCAAACTTCACGCTGGAAGCGCAAGACAAACTCAAAATTCTCGTGGTCGACGGCGATCCGCAAACTTCGTTAACCGCCAGCGAAAGTTTTTTTATCATCCGCGCGCTCAACCCGGCAGGCGAACGCGACTCATCGCTGTTTTTACCGACGGTCATCGTCACCGACGGCTTGAACAGCGTTAACTTGGAGAGCTATCAAGTCGTCATGCTGTGCAACGTCGCCACGCTAACCGACGGGTTCGTCGCCAAGTTGCAAAACTACTTGCGCCAAGGCGGCGGCCTGCTGGTCTTCACCGGCGACAAGCTTCAGCCTGAGAGCTTCAACCAAAAGCTCGCGTCGATCTTGCCCGCAACCTTGCGCGACAAAAAACCCGGCGCCGAAGCGAACGGCGAAAAAATCGACAAGATCGATTTAACCCATCCGGCGTTGCAATTTTTTTCCGACACGATCCTCCAAGAGTCGATCAAGTCGGCGCGGGTCTGGAGTTACTACCGTAGCGGTGGCAAACCGTTGATCGCCCTGGCCAACGGCGACCCGCTGTTGCTCGAACAAAAAATCGGCGCCGGCAAAGTCATGCTGCTCACCACCAGCGCCGACCGCGATTGGAGCGATCTGCCGGTCAAGACCGTCTATCTGCCGCTGATGCAGTCGCTGACCCAATATCTCGCCGGCGGCAAACGCGGTAGCTTGGACGGCGGCATCGCCGTCGGCGCGGTGAAAGAATTATCGCTGCCGCCCAGCGCCGTCGGCAAAACTCTGCGTGTCACCAAACCGGACAAACGCAACGCCGACATCGCCATCACCGGCGCCAAAGAGCGCGCCGTCGCCAGCGTCGAAGACAACGACCGCGCCGGCATCTATCGTTTGTCATTACCGGCCGGCGCCGAGAAAGACGGCGCGCCGCAA is from Deltaproteobacteria bacterium and encodes:
- a CDS encoding DUF58 domain-containing protein yields the protein MAAADKNYFDPKVLAGIANLGLRARWVVEGLMSGVHKSRAKGFSVEFEEHREYSPGDEIRRIDWKALGKFDRYYIKEYEDETNLRAYLLLDASASMNYASDGMTKFDYGCTLTASLAYLILKQQDAAGLITFSNRIESFIPPRAKRDYLLQILHALEKRGPAGETNVGKILEDLAGQIRRRGLVVLVSDLLDEPEQILKGLRQFRFKGNDVIVFHLLDPAEIDLPFDGNILFEDLEVANLQVIADPRAIRATYQQVVQEFIADMRKQCHADSIDYQLISTATPLDQAMASYLSWRG
- a CDS encoding VWA domain-containing protein gives rise to the protein MSVFFLYPLFLFGLAAATLPVLIHLLNRRRLKRIQFPAVRFILLSQKRISRSYRLRHWLLLALRTLAVICLALLLANPIFQSGAGLFAGSGPVTLVLVLDNSLSMTWAGDGNGFKQAKEAARLLISGLNDSDRAALIPTNSERQEVFRLKSQKDVLLKELENIQIADGTANLSAALSEAYELLNQPAGQKEIRFITDMGLTGWDRFSVATLKQFDPSIALKLIHIGRKQQPLNGSVKEIRLASQGVGVNLPIQIEAVVANFGDNPIKDLLVQLSIDGQNKEQKLASIAAKGEVTVSFQTRIGQAGAHSGQVTLKKEGLAGSPAANFTLEAQDKLKILVVDGDPQTSLTASESFFIIRALNPAGERDSSLFLPTVIVTDGLNSVNLESYQVVMLCNVATLTDGFVAKLQNYLRQGGGLLVFTGDKLQPESFNQKLASILPATLRDKKPGAEANGEKIDKIDLTHPALQFFSDTILQESIKSARVWSYYRSGGKPLIALANGDPLLLEQKIGAGKVMLLTTSADRDWSDLPVKTVYLPLMQSLTQYLAGGKRGSLDGGIAVGAVKELSLPPSAVGKTLRVTKPDKRNADIAITGAKERAVASVEDNDRAGIYRLSLPAGAEKDGAPQLYAVNAPFLESRLEEISAAELQAKLKPIRADVIAVEALKAGGQRVDLALPLLALLIVTLLIEGWLGQRF